TGAGCAGTTGCTCACTTTGCAGACGATCTACGTTGTAATAGTAGGACTCTACTTCCACTGTATCATAAATTACGTTGTACACACCATGTCGTGTCAGGTCAGTGCTCTTTTCTCCAGAAACATCTGCGCATTAGAAACAAGTTAGATGGAGGAAAATGATTAGACTAGTGTTAGTTGATTTTCCGGTTTGCCACTACCAATTAGGCAGTTAcatttgattgattgattgatttccTTGTAATGCTCAATTAAAATAGAGTAGTTGTGGTAGATAAAACATCCGGGCGACATCGGAGAAAAAACACTCGATTTGTTCCCGTACTAGAAGAGATGCTTGCTTCTCATCTTTATTTCTAGCTTCTGGTAGTAAACAGAAGAGATCATTTTTACTTACGAGTAACCAAGGACAAGAAGCAAGTGCTGGAACAAAGTTACTGTATCAAAATTAATCACCTGTTACTGTAGTCAACGCATCAGGCGGCTGAACTGCGGAGCCGGTGTTGTGCATTTGCCGGTGACATTGGTATTGATCTTCATCACGTATCGAAGTTGTTCGGAGGCTGCTGCAACTTTGCGCAACCGAACTGTGAATGTCGAGCTGTGGTCGTGGCCACCGTCTTTGGCAGTAAGCAAGCTCCATTATGTCATTGCTGATGCGCTGGAGCAGGTTCAACGATATTTTcacacaacaacagcagcacatCTCGAGAACCGGTGCGTTTTATTTTGCTTTTTCTAAGAACTTTGTCAACACTTTCTTTTATGATGAAAATTGAACTAATTAACGGAAAACAGTACTTATTGTCAGTTATAATGTAGTTTTAATTGCGGAACAATTTGATCGAAACTTGAACGGTGCAGCGTGATTCTTCGATTCGTATCTTCCTGTGGTGTACGAGCGGAGAAGATCGGTACGCAGATGTTGTCACGAGGACATTGCATTATATACTAATGTGTGATAATTATTTTATGCCTCGTTTATCACTGGAATAGCTGCACATTTGTTCGTTTTCCTtgaatctgttttttttatgcatatcgacAAAGAAAATACAAGTGTTTTGCATATTGCTTCTTTCATCTGAGCATTACTTTTTTCTTTCCTGTCGTAAGACAAAATTCAGCCTAATCGGTTTGACATTAGATAGGTTATAAGCGTCTTAAGGTTTCACATAATTAGGCAGGAACATTGTAGTAAAAATCTGTAGTAAATTTGAATAATTCTGTGCCAAAAAACATCGAAAGGTCCAAATAGCAAAAAATAATCACATGTCAGTACCTACATTCATCTCAGCTCTAGTTGCCATTTCTTatatgaaaaccattagttaaagtgagatctgctgtctctgttcgatagcgTGACTTTAAGAGAAAGATAAAATTAGGAgcgttcgcttcgagttttcgattttttttctgccgAATTGCTTTTTAGAGCCGAAACAGAGATGTTGTATTCGATTTCATAACAATTGGTAGATTGAAAGTCGAGCAATTGGGAAATTAACATGACTCtaataatgagatgactatgacTACGAAGACTACAATAGCCCTCGATcccaatgaaaaaaagaagggtgggtaatgtcaaagacattactgtatgacgtgaatacgaataaaacttcacACTTCTGAACATATAAATCGTTTTCATAAGCTAGCATATTGAGTAGTATAATTAATTTACTGATATAAAAGGTCAAGTGCTCTGGCTAGAATGAATAAAAAGtgtcattttttacattttacaccTACCTAGTTGGTAACTCGAAAATGGAATGTCGCCTACTGcaccaaaaccgtcgtccgagcacgagaaaaacaaacaatcgtcgcgtttttattttaaatactcGTTGAAACCAAAGATTTCATAAAACTATAATTTTAAGTTTTCTGTGGTTATTTCATACTACTgtaaattttatcacaaattgctgaacatatttccgatagcatggcgaaaaaattatgttgttgggttaagtataacaaaagatattcatgattaagttctatccattcttgtacagggtaaatgttgaaaaggcaccccatagtaaagtaattcgtattcacgacaatgtcATCAATCATACTGAAAAAGAACGAAGAATGACTGAATTTCCATAATCTTACAGTTCGATAGTTGAATTGATTACAGAGCATTCGGCAAACATATTTTCGCCGATATGTCAAATACCACCAAATAGATCTCTAAACACTGTAAACTCTTATGGATGATTGAGCGAATTAAATGTTCATTCTGATTATTTATTGGATCAAAAACTCAAAGGGAGTTGAGATCGAAATATATCGAACATGTTGAAAATTGTCGATTTATTCCAGACAGTTACGCGAAATATGCATCTGGCTAACAAATTCTTTTCTTTATGTTTACCAAaagttttctttaaaaaaattacccaacGACGAAATTCAATCAAAGTGTGCTAAAAGATGTCGCTTTCGATTTAACctaaataaaattaatgtaCCTCTTGTTTAATAATCCTGAAACAgatacatgaaattttcttaaagacatccagctctcacattttacgaacaaatcgtaaaggacatacttttttgcgaGCGTGGCGCTCTCAAGCGtgaccgcatcgaatctcgtacatacaaGTAGCTAGAATAAATGTCAGAGCACTGACAATTGACATGACGTGTTCAATGTAATTGCTGGATTTTGCTTCAAGCGAAGATTGGCGGTAAATTACTTCATTTTAAATTTCTAAAGCAATATTGCGGTAAAAGCAGTACAACTATTGCCACGAATTACAGCAGTACAACTATTGCCTCGAAtagtacaattaaaaaaaatgaagataAATTTGCTGACATGTTACAGAAATTCGAGGTCAACAAAAACACTTTAATATTTATAGTAAATCAAATCAAGCCATATTTATTTTGAGCAATTTGGAGTTAATAAGTTTCTGTAAGACACTAACTTTAATTATTCAACTACTTTGTGTAGTTGGTAAAACAATATTTTGCGAGGGggtgggtatagcgtgatgggatagtcgatgcctttcacgtaggccacctgagttcgattcccaaccccgcacatagggtcagacagattttctggtccgaagaggcgaatgaccttaaggtgttaagacctctataattgaaacaaaaaaatatattctgcggctcttaaaaatgtttgaagttttgcaaatagcGAATTTGGCTCTTTCGATTCAAAAGGTTGTCAGCCCTCGGCCTAGTATCTTGATGCCCTTTACTGCATCAAACATACATAATTAATAAATTCGGCTCATCGTGATCGTGCTCTGATCGTGATCCATCACCAGCTACTCGAGGTACAAATAACTTCGTATCCCCCCATTCGCTCTCTGCCCATTTCTGGTTCGTCTTTAATCTTTCTTTTAGTGCTCTTTTTCAGTTCGAAGGATTTGTCTAAGCCCAAAGTACGTACCTTTTCTTACCTCTGAATTTATCTGCTTGTATCACTTCATATTGTCGGCGAATATTCGATATGTAAGACGTCTTGAAAATTCTTCCTCTCATGAGTTTTGTTTCGATACATTTATTGTCAATCCGATCCGATTCAATTCAGTatatattttcttctcttctcaAAGTGACGTGTTAAAATATCGACGTCGATAACGAAGTCGGAAACCTGTGTAGATTTTCGGAATATTGTGCCACTTGTGACAATTCCtgcttttcttattcaaaaactttgatttttttttgtcattcgcCACTTCggacagaaaaattttctggggttgggaatcgaacccaagtgggctttgtgaactactcatcacgctatacccgtccccaacttTGAATTTgctattcattgaaaataagCTTAAACAAGGCCAGTCAATTTAGTATTTCTTTATTTAACAGTAAAAACTATCGAAGTCTCTGaaaaaactattaaaaaaaactctacTTATGGGTTCGTGATAAGGCATTAATGACACGTGCTTGAAGGTAAAATTACCTAACCAAATAAGTTCCATTTATTAACTGCAGGTCTATGAcagaaaaattttttaattgaatcacattcaattcaaaatgaaattttaattcaaaagtATGAATTTGTTCAATTGATAAGTCTATAAAggaaaataaagaattttaaaataattttgtctctcatttttacattttactcTTTAACGAGCTACTA
This genomic window from Malaya genurostris strain Urasoe2022 chromosome 1, Malgen_1.1, whole genome shotgun sequence contains:
- the LOC131440194 gene encoding uncharacterized protein LOC131440194 codes for the protein MCCCCCVKISLNLLQRISNDIMELAYCQRRWPRPQLDIHSSVAQSCSSLRTTSIRDEDQYQCHRQMHNTGSAVQPPDALTTVTDVSGEKSTDLTRHGVYNVIYDTVEVESYYYNVDRLQSEQLLSGLPNGSCLVRPFKFKHHRIRYILTIYAASSHFHLFIRQTGCNGTYALGLQKPKERYFKFAADIVQFYSTHLLECTNGTVKIRLNLVPLVNAETLARTSKGQ